Genomic window (Sediminispirochaeta smaragdinae DSM 11293):
ACGGAACGCGTCGAAGGCATTCTCAACAAAGCGGGAATCCCCTATGTGACGTTCAGCGAAGTGGAGCCCGATCCCGGCTGCTGGGTCGTGGAAAAAGCCGTGAAATGTATGACCAGTGAGAAAGCAGACCTCGTCGTCGCTTTCGGCGGGGGCAGTGCAATGGATACGGCAAAGAGCGCGGCCCTGGTCGGGTACAGCGGAAAACGGATTCATGATTACTGGGGATATTATTTACCTGTAGAGCACGATACGGTCCCGGTCATCGCCATACCCACGACGGCGGGAACCGGTAGCGAGGTAACGCGAAATACCGTTATTACGGACGAAAATAAATATAAGATGGTCATTCTCAATGATAACATGTTGCCTCAATGCGCCTTGCTCGACCCGGAGCTGATCACCACCCTGCCGGTATCCGTCGCCGCGGCCACAGGACTGGACGCCTTGATCCATGCCGTCGAGTGCTATCTGAGCGACCTCGCAACCCCCTTCTCCGATGCCGTCGCGGAAAAAGCCATGGAATTGATCGGTCCCGCCCTACCCCGGTTCGTGGCCAACAGAAAGGATATCCAAGCGGCGTCCGACATGCTCATGGGAAGTACACTGGCCGGGATAACGCTATCCCTCTGCCTTCCGAATCAGGCGCATGCCTTATCACATCCCCTCACCGGATATTATCATATCCCGCACGGACTGGCGAACGCCATGCTGTTCCCCACAACCATGGAATACAACGCATTGGCGGACCGGGGGAAGTATAAGAAGATTTATAATCGTCTCCGGTGCGAGTATCCTTATACGGATAATTTTGAGCCCTCAATGTTGATCGAGTATCTGAAGAAACTGAACGAAGACTTGGGGCTCCCGCGGAACCTGGGAGAAATGGGCGTAACCGACGAATTTATGGAGGAGATGTTGACCGACGCACAGAAAACGAAAATATGGGAGCACTGCCCCCGTTCAACCGATGTAGAGCAGATGCGAATGCTGTACGAAAAGGCGATAACCCGATAGCCTGCGGCGAGCTAAGGGAATGTAATGGCGGGACGATGATACATAAAACCGTTGTCGCCGGCCGGGCGGTTATCGAGTTCACGCTGTTCCAGATAGGGGAGGACCTTCTGCTCGTCATCGCAGGAGGGCAAACTCCCCATATCGGCGCGGTAACGCTAAGTCTCCCGCGCAAAAGCCTGACGGATGACGGAAGTACCTCTTCTTCCACTTCCGTACTGGCGGTACCGGCTCACAAAGACGATGAGATCGCTCGATCGGTTTCAGCGCATATCTCTTCACGTTTGAACAGGAACGTAGTCGTCGCCTGCGGAATCCATATAGACCATGCGTCCTCCGGTGAGATCGAGAGGATAATAGGGGCGGTAGATACCGTCATTGCTGAGATTATAGGGACAATTGGTTCTTAGAATTTGCCGACAAGCTTTCAAGTGCGAAGGATACAAACTTGGAACAGCCGTGAGAAAGCGTTTCGTCCGGAGCTACAATCGATAAGGTAAGAGTCGGGTGATCAGCCAGGGTGGTTATTCCTATCTCCTTGTCGGAAAAATATTCTGCGACCCGACGCATTAATAGAGAGACTCCCGAACCGCTTTTGACAAGCGATTTTATTGTGTCCAAGCGGACGTCAGAATGCTGTGTATGGGGAACGAAGCCGGCATCCATGCATTGTTTTATGCAGAAATCGTGCAACAGCGTATCCGCGCTGAGAAGTATGAAGTTTTCATCGGCTGCATCAGACAGCCGTATGTTCTTTTCCTTCGTAAGCGGATGTTTCATACTGGCTACGAGAACAAGTTCGTCGTTAACGATAGGAAAGGTTCTATACTGTTGATCAATCTTCGCCGAATCGACGCCTGTCCGTATAATCGCAAGATCGGTCTCCCTATTCTCCAACGTTTTCAGGACATAGTAGGTATCCTTTTCCTGGATGTCGACCTGGAATGCCGGGTACTTTTCCCTGAAGGATTCGATTACTTCGGTTATCCTATACTGGTTCATAACGGGGATTGAAGTTATCCGGATACGATCCTTTTTCCGATCGGAATAATCGCGTAATGATGCGATCAGCTTGTCATATTCTTTGACTATTTTCTCAGCATGGATCGACAGCTCAAGCCCTGCCTGAGTAAGGCTTATCTTTCTTGTGGTGCGGTCGAAAAGTGTCACATAGAGTTCGCATTCAAGAGATTTGATATGTTTGGAGAGCGATGACTGGGAAATATAAGACTCGTCGGCCGCAACAGAGAAATTCATATATTTCTTAACAGCTAAGAAAAGTCGGAGTTGCTGTATTGTCATTGAGAGCTCCTTTTCCTGTAACTAGCAATATTATCGTATTATAGAATGGTTTGACCTATCTGCAAAGAAAATGTAAGCATGCTGACGCTAACCATTGCGTTTGAAGCAGAAGGGAATCGCCAGTGACATGATATGGCTCCGTTTCCTAAAGCGCCATGAAGCCCAATACAACAGGAAGCTCTCCTTTAAAGACGAACCCTTTCCGGAAGAGTCGGAGCCCTTCGGACTAAGTGCATTCGATTTCTATGCCAGCCGACTGAGCCGCCTCCTTCGGAGAGCCGGAAAGAAAGAGAAGATTTACTTCACAGGATTGCGGAGGCAGAGAAGGATCCGCAACAAGGGAACTTTCTATATGCAGATTCAGCATTCAAGGCTCTACGGGAAGAGGTCTTTGAGACCGAATAATAGAGCACTCCCCAGAAAGATATACAAAACATCCCGTGACAATACAGACTGGCTTGAATATGCTGAAGATGATCTTTACACAGCAAAGTTACTTGTCGAAAGCCATAAACCGCTCTTCGAGGTTATAGCCTAGCACTATCAGCAATCAGCAGAAAAGGCTCTCAAGGCCTTACTAATTGACACGGGACCGCCCCTAATCACTTAACCTGTAGTTTTTTGGAGACATGCCCACCGCTCCTTTAAAGTATTTTCCAAAAAACGATTGTGAAGGGAAATTAAGTTCGTCGCTTATCTGCTGGATGGTCAGGTCGGTGGATTTCAAAAGGGCCTGTGCATCGTGAATGACATACTCTCGAATCCAGTCCATAGGGGACTTACCACTGCTATCCAGAATAACTTTAGACAAATATTTTGGGCTTAAGCACAATCTATCCGCATAATAATTCAGGCCTCTCTCTTTCTTATAATCTGTTCGTACTTGCTGCAAGAAACTATCAAAAATCAGTTTTGACCTCGATATTGTCTTTTCCTTATTCTTCATTTGTTTCAAATGGAAGCCGTACCCTAACCCGTAAAAAAAGGCAATCGTAAGATGCCTTGCAATATGTATAAGATATGGATTGTCCGCATATCGCATGGTATTCTTTATCATCTCATAATAACCAATGAGCGACTGCAATGTTTCCTCAGTAAGGGGAATGTAGGGAGTTTCTCTGACAGAAAGCCATAATGGAATTTTCTCTTCAAGATTTAGACTATCAAGAAACTTCCCGGACATGATAATAAAAAGCGCAGAGAAGTCATCACTTATTTCTTTAAACTGCAAAATGCTGTCCTGCGGCAAAATGATAAGGCAGGGAGCTTTTGTTTCATTTATTCTCAGGTTAACAGTTCCTTTCGTGTTACCTTTGCGACATATAACAACAGAGGTAACATCTACTTTAACAGGATGATGTAAAACCGACGGAACCACCGCTTGCTCAAATAACATCAAATCATCACCAAGAGCGTGTATCTCTATATCCTTTATCGCTTCCTGCCAATTAAACGGAAGAATATTCTTTTTCATCATGTCCCCCCCGAATGTTATTATAGCAGGAAAAAGATAAAAAAGACCAATATTAAGGAATAATATACTATAAAATTTTTATAAATAAGTGCAATAGACCAATATATGCGAATTATTGAACTGTTAGAAGTATTTCGATGCTGTAATACTTATACTGTAATTAGTTCCATACTATGGAGGATAACGGTGAAGATAGAAAATCCAAAGGTTACATTGGCCGATGAATCAAGAATAGGTGTAAAAGAAGATGTCCGTTCAGGATTTCTGGATTGGTTATTCCAGTTTTCTGTAACAGGAGATGACGGAGAACTCTATTCCGTTGGTGGTTCCATCTTGTCACTTGAGGTTGAAAAACTTGATGTCATTAGTCTTAATTGGACGAAAGGCAAGGGGTATATCGAGCAATTGCCCAATTCGATCTATAAGCTCGGCAGGTTTCCCGGCATGCAGTTTGAACGCTTGTTGAGAAAGCCAAAGGGAACGCTGAAGATCCAGCAGGAAGAGCACAGGGTAGTTGTTACATGCGGAGAAGAATACCGGGTGGAATGTTATGAAGATAATTCATGGCATTTGATGGTCGACTCGAAAGATGGAGTCTATAAAGCCGACTTATACCATACCCCACACGGTTATCCTTTGTGGTATGGAAGA
Coding sequences:
- a CDS encoding iron-containing alcohol dehydrogenase, which produces MDIQSFSVKQDVSFGVGLIEKLGDYVKKMGGTKVLLVTDPGLVKAGLTERVEGILNKAGIPYVTFSEVEPDPGCWVVEKAVKCMTSEKADLVVAFGGGSAMDTAKSAALVGYSGKRIHDYWGYYLPVEHDTVPVIAIPTTAGTGSEVTRNTVITDENKYKMVILNDNMLPQCALLDPELITTLPVSVAAATGLDALIHAVECYLSDLATPFSDAVAEKAMELIGPALPRFVANRKDIQAASDMLMGSTLAGITLSLCLPNQAHALSHPLTGYYHIPHGLANAMLFPTTMEYNALADRGKYKKIYNRLRCEYPYTDNFEPSMLIEYLKKLNEDLGLPRNLGEMGVTDEFMEEMLTDAQKTKIWEHCPRSTDVEQMRMLYEKAITR
- the lpdD gene encoding prenylated flavin chaperone LpdD; this encodes MIHKTVVAGRAVIEFTLFQIGEDLLLVIAGGQTPHIGAVTLSLPRKSLTDDGSTSSSTSVLAVPAHKDDEIARSVSAHISSRLNRNVVVACGIHIDHASSGEIERIIGAVDTVIAEIIGTIGS
- a CDS encoding LysR family transcriptional regulator, producing the protein MTIQQLRLFLAVKKYMNFSVAADESYISQSSLSKHIKSLECELYVTLFDRTTRKISLTQAGLELSIHAEKIVKEYDKLIASLRDYSDRKKDRIRITSIPVMNQYRITEVIESFREKYPAFQVDIQEKDTYYVLKTLENRETDLAIIRTGVDSAKIDQQYRTFPIVNDELVLVASMKHPLTKEKNIRLSDAADENFILLSADTLLHDFCIKQCMDAGFVPHTQHSDVRLDTIKSLVKSGSGVSLLMRRVAEYFSDKEIGITTLADHPTLTLSIVAPDETLSHGCSKFVSFALESLSANSKNQLSL
- a CDS encoding helix-turn-helix domain-containing protein; translated protein: MMKKNILPFNWQEAIKDIEIHALGDDLMLFEQAVVPSVLHHPVKVDVTSVVICRKGNTKGTVNLRINETKAPCLIILPQDSILQFKEISDDFSALFIIMSGKFLDSLNLEEKIPLWLSVRETPYIPLTEETLQSLIGYYEMIKNTMRYADNPYLIHIARHLTIAFFYGLGYGFHLKQMKNKEKTISRSKLIFDSFLQQVRTDYKKERGLNYYADRLCLSPKYLSKVILDSSGKSPMDWIREYVIHDAQALLKSTDLTIQQISDELNFPSQSFFGKYFKGAVGMSPKNYRLSD